In Candidatus Bathyarchaeota archaeon, the genomic stretch CCAACATTTGTAAAATCTTCTCAATACGATCTAAGTCCTTGCTTTCTATTTGAAAAACCTCCCCGAGAGATGGATAAGTGACACTTGATGTGAAATAACCCCTAGCTTCTATTGATTTTTATCTATATTAGTTAAAATTGTTTGGATTGCTCAGGCTATTATTTACGTAAGAAAAAATACTCATTAAATTTAGATGACGTAAAATATTTCCACTCGACTTCCAGCGTGGTTTTATGGCTAAGCAAAACAGGGGATAAGGGAGAGAGAGGTCTAGCCTATAGCTATCATGAACCCCGAAACTAGTTAGAAAAGCCCAAGAGGTTATGCTTGTCAAATTAGCTGAAGCTGATGATTCAACGGAGTTTGGAAAGAAAATCCCTGAGGCAATCCGAATTTTCAGAAAATATGCGGAGCTGCTCGTTAGTGATGTTTCTACTTCAGATTTAAGTATAAATAAGTAACTCTAAAAACCCCGCCACATAAATATGTTCACAAGGTTTTCCACGCAATCGCCGCCCATCTTTTAGTGAACATGGAAGTCAATATTCAAGAGGGAAAAAACAGTTGAATACGTCATTCTCAATGCAGATGCTGAAGGGCTTGAAGACCGTGTTAAACCAGTCCAACTTCTTGAAACTAGCTCATCTTGCAACTGAGACAAATGCCTTAAACTCCTTCTCTCGGCAGGGAAGAACTCTTAAGCCCCTTTAGATACACCGCCCAAAAACGCGAAGACCCCATTTTTAACAATGCACGGGCTTCACTCGAATACTAAAATTGGAAAATGAGAGTTCAATAATTTCTAAAAGCATTTTTCGGAGGAAGCTAAAATTACTAATATTTAAACTAGTAAATCAAATTCCACAAGTTCGCTTAGAAATTTTATGCGTCGTGGGTGATCCTTATGGACGGTTACGGTGGCAAAATTCTTCGCGTGAATTTAACCCTTGAGAAGAGCCAAGCTGAAGCCCTAAATCGAAAGCTTGCGGAGCAATTTGTAGGTGGAAGAGGCTTAGCGGCAATGCTGCTATCAACTGAGATAGCACCGGGCATAGATCCGCTTTCCCCTGAAAATAAGCTAATAATAATGACTGGCCCTTTAACCGGAACAGTCATCCCTTCGGCGCCGAAGTTTGTTATAACAACGAAGTCCCCCCTTACTAGGGTTTACGGTTTCACGATGGTTTCAGGCTTCTTCGCTCAAGCTTTGAAGGCAGCGGGATATGATGGAATTATAATTGAAGGTGCAGCTGAAGAGCCGAAGTATCTTTGGATTAACGATGGAAAAGTAGAGTTAAAGAGGGCAGGGCACATCTGGGGGTTAACAACAAGCGACTCACAAAGCCTCCTTAAAGATGAAATAGGAGTCCAAGACGCTGAAATAGCTGTCATCGGACCGGCTGGCGAAAGACTGGTGCCCATAGCATCGGTTATAGTTGGAAAGCGTGCAGGTGGAAGGTGTGGTGTTGGAGCTGTTTTCGGTTCAAAGCGTCTGAAAGCCATCGCTGTGCATGGAACCGGGGAAGTTACCGTTAACAATCCCGAGAAACTTCGCGAAATTGCCGGAGAAATGGTAAAAGCGCTTAGAGAAAAATCTCCAACGAAAGACAATTACCCAAAATATGGAACTACATTTTTCGTTGGGACAACAAATCACCTCGGGGTCTTTCCAGCGTGCAATTTCCTGCGTTCCGGCACCTATGATAACTCCTCAAAAATCGATGAAATGCGATTTAGAGAACATGTAGTCCGAGATAGCGCATGCCCTCGATGCCCAATTATTTGCGAAAAAATTACCGCGGTAAAAGAGGGCCCATACGCACCGACTTCTGTTCAAGGTCCCCAATATGAAACTATCTGGGCATTAGGAGCCCAATGTGGGGTCGATCGACTCGACGCGATAATTGCAGCTAACCGCCTCTGCAATGACCTTGGTTTAGATACTATTTCAGCTGGCAACACTATCGGATTCGCAATGGAATGTTATGAAAAGGGACTCTTAAAATCTCAAGATTTGGAGTTAAGATTTGGACGCCACGAGGTTCTTTTGCCGCTAATTAGACAGATGACCTACGGTGAGGGTATAGGAAAGATCTTAGCAGGTGGGGTGAGATCGGCGGCTCAACAAATAGGACATGGAGCAGAAAATTTCGCCATGCATGTTAAAGGACTTGAGCTCCCAGCCTATGATCCGAGGGCAATTCCAGGCATGGGTTTAGCGTTCGCGACAGCTTCACGAGGAGGTTGTCACCTACGTGCATGGACCATTACGGATGAATTAATAGGCTCATATAAGTTGTACTCAATTGAAGGACGAGCTGAACTCGTGAGCAGGATACAAAACGTAAGAGCGTTTATCGATTCCTCAGGAATGTGTATTTTCCCGATGCGAGCTATTTCATTCGACCTATTAGTTGAAGCAGTTTCCGCGGCAACTGGTTTCGACTATAAGGGAGGAAACGCTGTCAAGGTAGGTGAACGCATTTACAACCTTGAACGCATCCTACATGTCCGCGAAGGAATCAGCCGGAAAGACGATATTCTACCCAAACGCTTCTTCGAAGAAGCGCTTCCAACCGGACCCCACAAAGGGCAGAAACTTTCACAAGATTCTTTTGAAAAAATGAAAGATGAATACTACACTATAAGGGGATGGGGACTCGACAACGGGACTCCTACGAACATTAAGCTCAAAGAGCTGGGACTAGAAACAGAGTAAGCTTATTAACCGCCGAAAGGCATTAACCTCTCCCTCACTCATTCGGCCTGTGTCGGCAGAGTTGCCATTTTGGAAGGTTATGCGTCGCCAGTACTTTCAGCCAAGTAGTGCAACGGATCTTCGAAGGGTAAATAGAACAATTATCAAGGCAATTCATTCACTTTTCCTTTTATCGTTATATTCACTAACTCAAAACACATAAGTAATGAGGCAATCTAAGTGATACAGCGTAAACAGAAATAAAGGAATAAATTCAATTTAATTGAAGTTAAAATTAAAGTACGGGGAAACGAAATTGAACAAACGATCGGCAGCACTCGTTATTCTTTTCGCGCTAGCCCTTAACCTATGCTTATACGCTCATTTTGCTTCCGGAGTAAACCTTGACAAGATTAGCCTACGACCAATCTCGGATGTTCCAAGTTCAGTAGCATATGGTCAAACGCTAGAGATTACCCTTAAAGGCACTAAAATCTATTCAGACGGCTCAAAAAAACCTCTCGCAGACGAAACTATAACTTGCCATATCAAATATCCTGATGGAACAGAAAAAACAAGCACTAAAACCACCGCAGACAATGGTTACGTAACATTCACAATTGGACCGTTAGACCCTGGGCAATACCAAATCTGGTTTGACATCAAATACAAAGGCTTGGAAACATACTATGCCACGACAGATGTATTTACGGTAACTTGGGAAGCTGCGCCAACAACTCCTGGATTTACATTCCCAACCATTCCGGGATTATCCATAGAGGTCGCGTTACTCATCATAGCCATCATAATAATCATCGGGGTAGTAGCGATTCTTGCAAAGAGTGGATTTCTAGCTAAGCTCAGACCGCGGGAACCGCTCTACTAAATAAACCCCATTTTTCTATATAAACTTCAGTGAATTAAATTCAACTAGAAGAAATTTTAGAAACCTCAAAAAATAGACTTGGTTAGGCAAACAAGTCAATTTTTGGTGAAAACAGAATGTATGATATTATAGTAGTTGGAGGAGGACCTGCAGGAATAACTGCGGGAATCTATGCTCGGCGTGCTGGTTACAGAACCCTTCTCTTTGAAAGAAATGCTTTAGGTGGACAAGCCGCTACGGCTGAGGTAATTGAAAACTATCCGGGCATATTAGAAATAAGTGGAATTGAATTAGCTCAAAGGTATCAGGAGCAAGCAGACAAGTATGGGCTAGAGGTTAAGATTGTTGAAGTCACTAAAGTCTACACTGAGGGCGAAAGAAAAATTGTCGAAACTAAAGAAGGAACTTATGAAACAAACGCGGTTATCGTGGCTTCAGGCGCGGATCCGCAACGGCTAGGAATTAGGGGAGAGGATAAATTCGTAGGACGAGGAGTATCGTTCTGCGCTACATGTGACGGCTTATTTTTTAAAGGAAAGAACGTGGCCGTGATCGGGGGAGGAGACTCGGCGGTCACAGAGGCATTGTTTCTTTCAAAGATTGTTAATAAAGTATATGTAATTCATCGCCGGGATACGCTTCGAGCCGAAAAAATAAATCAAGAGAAGGCATTGGCGAATTCAAAAATTGAATTCGTGTTGAATAGTGTAGTTGAGGAGATAATTGGTGAGAACAAAGTTGAGAAACTTGTTGTAAAAAATCTAAACACTGGTGAGAGGCAGAAGCTTGAAGTTGTAGGTGTTTTTGTGTATGTTGGAAGAAAACCCAACACAGGGTTTATTAATGTCGAAAAGAGAGAGCAGGGCTACATTAAGATCGATGAAAACATGGAAACTTCGATGAAAGGGATCTTCGCTGCAGGAGATTGTACTTCGCCACGTTGGAGGCAGTTAACTACAGCAGTTGGAGAAGGGGCGATGGCAGCTATGTCAGCTGAAAAATACTTGGAAGGCGTGAAGTTAAGTAGCGAAAAAATGTTCCTGACTTAATCAAATTTCGAAATATAACCGACTTATGTTTAGGGCTGCTTTTTAAGCTCAGCCTTAATTCTCTGACTGGTCACAATAATTTCCTTAGGAATCTCCTCACCAGTATCGTAATCAAAATACTTACCTGTCATGGCATCCTTGATTGGTCTAGTCTCATGAAAACCGGTCTCATCCCTACGAAAAATTTTACCAGTTTCTTCATCAACGATGTATCGAGACATAGACTCTGCACTAGAATTACTAAATGTAATTAGTAATAAAATTCTTTACTAAAGATAGAATGGTGTTGACGCTTCGTTTACTCACAGGCTTCTTCAAAGAGGTTGAGGCTAAACTAGTAACCTAGTGGGTTAAAGCAAGTTAAATCGACTTTTCTGAACGGGTAACGAAATCCTAAAAGCATTGGAATAGTTGCCTAAAGAGAAAACTATAATCAGCTATTTTAGCGCTTGCCAAGGAAAGATGGTATATATCGTGGTTTTAAATGATGAAAAACTCATTGAGTAGCCAAAATGTTGGGAATTAAATATGAACCCCAATTTCTCTATGCTGGATAGCGATGTGGAGCTCAAGGGTATTCGGAGATAGTTAAAATACTAAAGAGAATTTCGGGCTAGGGATAGGCTTAACAAGCACTTCAAAGACGATGTTCTTTCTTAACATATTGGTGCGCGTTTACTTATCGAAATATAATTCTAAGCTATTCAATATAGTAAAGTTAAAAGGCGATAATAGATGTCTTCAGCAGATCTTTCTGAGAAAACTCGATGTTCCAGAAGAATTTATGATGGAAAGGTAATCAACCTACGAGTTGATACTGTAAAACTTCCGAATGGAAGAACCACAATCCGAGAAGTTGTGGAGCACCCGGGAGCCGTAGCGATAGTCCCGTTTTTGAAAACTGATGTGATATTGATGATACGCCAGTATCGCCACCCAACGGGCGAAGTCTTACTTGAGATCCCAGCTGGAACCCTAAAAAAGGACGAAAAACCAGAGGACTGCGCTATACGTGAGTTAATTGAAGAAACAGGTTACAAACCAGGTGAAATAAGGAAAATGCTCGAATGCTATTTGGCTCCTGGCTATAGTAGCGAACTAATTCACCTCTATGAAGCCAAAAAACTGGTTAAAGTAAAGAAAAAGCCTGAATTCGACGAACGAATCCAAGTCATACAGGTTAAATTAAAAGAAACCTTAAAGATGATTGAAAGGTCAGAAATTAAGGATGCAAAAACTATTTGCGGAATTTTGCTCGCAATAGGAAACTTAACTAAATAATCAGTCTAGCCTCAATTCATGTTTCAAGTTATTAAGGTTAATAAGAATTATAGTTACATTCATTAATCTATAGATGTTAATTGTATGTTAGCAGGTTTTCTTAATGGCGGAACATAGTGAAATCATCCCTGGTAAACTCGTGATCGGTAGAAAACCTATTGGAAATTTTGAGTTTACCCGACTCAAATTGTTGGGTGTCTCCGTAATCATTGACCTTGACGCCAGCCCAATCGAGAAAGTTGCAGCTAAAGCGAGAAATCTTGACTATGAATCGCTCAAAATTGAGAATAACTATGAGCCCATAGACCCTGATTTATTAAAGAAAGTTGTAGAGATTATTGATCAATATGTGAAAAAGGGAAAAATGGTGTATTTACATTGCTCCGCAGGACTTGGAAGAGCGCCAACGTGCGCTGCGGCCTATCTGATTTACAAAGGGGTAACCTATGAAGAGGCTATAAAGAAAATCAAAGATGCTAGACCTCAAGCTTGGACCAGAAACGATGAGAACTACCCTAAGAGATTACGTGAGTTCGAAAGTAAAATCAAACTGCAATAGAGAAGTAAAACAATTACTTGTCTGAAATTTTTAAGCTTTCCGTCTTTAGACTTATTTAATCCTTGAGAGTTATAGGAATAGCGTAGTCTTACAATCTTAATTTTGATGGGGAATCACGATTGGTTACGTATTCGATACACAAAGAAGAAGTGAATGAATTAGAAGTGTGCTACGATTATTGTAGAACAATTTGTCCCATTTACGCAAGGGTTGAGCCAACTGAAAGACAACTGAGTGTTGGTGGCGATTCCGAAGAGGTGTTTGAAGCTGAAGAAAAGTACCGATATTAACGATGAAATTTTAATGCAACACAAAAATAAGTACCACGATGAACTTGAGAAGCTAATTGACATTTTTGAGAGAGAATTCCCAGAAGCGGAACTGCTTAGACCACGCTCCATCAAACTTGACCAATTCACCTACCTTAACGATGAAGAAATTGACAAAGCAGAAGAAATTGAAACCGATGAAACCGTTATTTTAGAGAGAAAGCTAGAAACTAAGGAAGTTAAACCTCTCCAAGTTGTGTCTGAGAAGGTTCCATTAATTGCAGTGGATACCTCCTCAATTAGACTTGGGGAAACGGATGAGGGGCTGCTCTCCGCATTTCGAGCTGCGATTATAGCCCAAACAAATGGAGAAATGAAATGCGATGTTTTCGGACCCTATGTAGTTCACATTACCGAAAATAACCGCCAAGCAATATACGACTATTTCAGAAGGGAGGTTTTCGGGCTAGAGTTAATTGAGGCGCCTACACTCCTGAGCAAGGTAATGGATCGGATTAGAAACTTTCTAGAACGATTAGCGCAGCGAACCGCTGCCCTTAGTATTAAGAATGGTATTGTTCTCTGGGACGGCTCCTTAACGGGAAGAACTATAGATACACCTGAGAAGGTTATTAGAGAAGCATTGGATCTGGCTCATTCCCAAGGAAACAGTGTAGTCGCTATTTCGAAGAAATCTTGGTTGAGGTTATTAACTGGAGAACAGCTTTTAGGGCTACTAGATAACATTCCAAACTCATGCTATATAGATATCCACTCGAAAATCTGCACAAAAGACATGAAGAGATTTACTGGAAGAGTGCATGTTGCAAAATTCACGCCTGATGGCTTCTCATTCAGAGTAGATGTTTCTCCTGCGTCGAAGCTTACGTGTAGCCGCGTCTTAGAATTGTTAATGGGAAGCTCTGCCTTCTACAACGGGTATCCTGAACTGTTAAGACAAGCCCATATTCACGCCTATTTCACCCCAAATGAAGTGCTTGCCTTGCAAACCTACGCAATTGACAAATATGATTTAGAAGTTATCCGCACATTTGATGTAAGACGACATTTGTTAGCACCATTTGGAGCGTAAAAATATGCAAGTCTTTGAAAAAATCGGTGACGAAATCATCCTTGTATATAATCCCAGAGAAAAGGAAGAGGTTGAAGTTGGGGAAAATCTCCAGATCCTTGATAAAGCGAGAGGAAGGGGGGTAGTAGTCCAAGTTATTGAAGAAAATCTAGTAGATCTTCCAGGCATCCTTGAAGATCTAGTAAGACGCGAAAGCCTAACGCAGGTAAAGGTAACCGAGCACGCGCCTAGTGCAACTGAAAAGTATATTATGGATGTTAAGAACATGAAGTTCGCTAGAACGAAGATTCGAAAGGAACTTTACATCGACAAGAATGAAGAAAAACTTGCAGATTGGACCGGCTGGGTTCCTGATCGCTCAGCCATGGTAACAGTGGTTGATGATAACTGGATATTTGAGAAACTCGGCGTTGGAGAAAAATTCTATAAGCACCCTATACTGCTTGGCGATACCAGCTATTCCCGAAGACAACTAGTTTCCAGTGCCTATCACTTTCAAGGTATCACCCTAATTGTTGGAAAAAAGGGCACTGGCAAAAGTCACCTAGCTAAAGCTATCCTCTTAGGCCTGATAGACCATGGTGCCAAGGGCATCGTGTTTGACATTAATGATGAATATTCTGCCATGCGATATAATGAGGATGGAACCGAAAGCCCATACCTTACCAAAATAATTCGCCTAGATCCCGGTGAAAACCTTAGATTCACCCTTGAATATGTTGGCCCGGAAGTTTTCTATGACGTTATGGAAACCATCGGGGTTAAGGAAGCTTCAGCAATTGAACTTCGTAACATTTGGGAAAGATTAGCTAGCTCCGGGCAACTAACCTTCAGTCAACTACAAGCAGAATCCGACAAAGTTTCGAACGCACATATTAGAGACGCTCTTACACGTCGCCTTCAAAGATTAGCCCGAACTCAATTATTTACCGACGATCTAGAAACAGCTGTAAAACTTGAAGATGAGTTAGAAAAACTGCCAAGTGGTGGAGCTCTCGTCGTTAACCTCAAAGCCAAGGACAAAGTTACCTGTGACATCGTCGTCCAAACTATTCTCTCCAAACTTCAAGAACTTTTAGAACAAGGTGCCCAGCCAATTTTCATCTTTGCCGAAGAAGCCCATCTGTATCTTCGCGAAGTAAACTGGTCGGAAGCTGTGACTCGTATGCGCCATTTAGGCACGTATCAACTATATATGACGAATACTCCAACTGAAATTAGACCCCTCGTAATCCGTCAGGCAGATAATCTCTTTCTCTTTCATCTAACAGAAGAACAAGATTTGAACCATGTATCGCCGGCAGCGAAAATCGACTCTGAAACAGTCACATTGGTTGCCAAGGCGTTACCACTAAGGCGATGTATTGCGGTGGGAGAGGCTACAAAACACTATCCATTCGTTATCGATGTTAAACGCCTTCCAGTCCAGACAGCGGGAAAAACCAGACTATACTTCACAGAACAGTGAAAAGCTAAAAGGGATCGACTTTGATTCAAGCATCAAGTTAACCCTATCTGCCAGAATTTACGATAATCCCCTACTTTGATCTAATAATTGGCTTGAGAAGATTTGGCTTCACTGAATATTCGCTGATTTAACAATATCAAAACGCAATCAATTTGGCTAATTGCGGTTTTAATATAGGGTATGTCGTTCCTTTCAAAAACCGATTGTGTGATTCTACTAAAAGTTTATGCATATACAGAATAGTTACCTCGAAAAAGGGTTTTGTGTGAAATGTTGATCCCAATTTTTCACATTCCTCCTTCACCTTGGCATGATATTCCTCCCCTTTCCTATACGAATCGATTGCAGCTCCTCGCATAATGTCCTCTAGATCCCTTTCGCCCCGTTTCCATCGATCTCTACAGAAATTTAAAAAGAAGGATGGGTTTGGAATCCCAGGTTTTTCGTGTCCACCCTCACCTAATAATTCCTGATTATCATCCTCAATTTGGACTTCATTCGCAAGATAAAGTGATCCACGTTCGAATTGCGGGTGACGGGAACCACCAAGAATGTCTATACAAGAAAAGATTGTTGCTTCAATTTCACCAATTTTTCCATCATAAATTTTCTCTATTACAGACAATGGCACGTAAGATGATTTCTTAGCCTCCAAATCTAGTCTCTGTGCTTCACTTACCACGTCTAATCCTTTCTCTAATCTTTCCATAATTCGATCGCCTAGCGTTTGCGCATGCTTTTGCCCTATGTAGAAGATGCTTGCAGCACCTATTTTATACGCAATTACCCAGTTTTCGTAGGGAATTATGGGATGTTTAGGAATGTCGTCATCAAGAATACAGTCGCTCATGTCAGCGCTTATTGGGTGGCAGAGCCCGACTGAGTAAATGCATTTATTTGTGTTTTTAGCGTCGATGCCTATACCTTCTGCTTGGGCAAGTGCAGGGGCAATTAACATTGATACAAGTTTTGTACGAGCTCCAAAATCTATCAGATTTTCTATTAACTCTTTCACCCCATACATATTTGAGGTCTCACGAAAGCGCCTGATTTCATCTTTATCGCAACATAGTTCGGGAAAGCCAATCCTATTCGCAAAGCTTCTCGTTAAATCACTGAGGCTTTCACCTGAACTTGATAATAAGAGCTGGTATAACTCCCCGATCAACTGAGCTCTTTTCTCTCTCCAAAATTGCTTCGCTTTTTTGTGATAATTTAATGCTTGAAGCATACCCCTTCGGTTTTTGAATGCCATTTCAATGATGTATTTGAGCTCCATCTATTATCCTCTTCTACTTCCTTAATCAGAATAGGAAAATACAGTTCGTCCGATCTATCCCCTTTATTTTAAATGAAATATTTGTCGAATCCATGATCTCTTTAACCTGTCCTCTCCCGGGTCCCTTTGATGATCTTCTCTACAAGCGGTCAGAGCTTTCTTGTATTTGCTTTGAACTCTCAGCATTTCGAACGCCTTATACTTTAAATTTTATGCATGATGAAATTTAAAGTTAGGCGACTCAATATATTGTAACGGGACTTAAAGAAGTAGTTTGTAGTCTCTATGAAGAAGTAGATAACCTTTGATGATAGTTACTCAACTGCATCTTAATTTTTTCTAGTTACGAAGAGGTTACCTTCCGCGAATCTTTATTATCAGTTTTATTTTCAGGATGGCTGAAGGCCCAAGAGAACTTGCGTTGCAGGGATTTTGGATAATAAAGCATGGGATCGAAACCCACTTTTTGGCCCCATTGAACATATATGCGGGGATCTATGTAGCTCTTAAGCGATGTCCCAAGGTTGTAGTCCCGTGTTTGGCACATGAGTTTAATTCTCACTTCAAGGGCTTTGACTGCTTCTTTGCTTCGCTTCGTCTTTAGCGCCTTAAGTTTTTTCAGTCTCTTCCTCCTTTTTACAAGGGATTCCCGCCACTTTTTTGGAAGTTTTCGCCTATGGTTGCAGACTATGGCTGCTTGGAGATTAGCCATTGTTGCCGCGTATTTCTTTAGGTATAGTGGATCGGATTCACGGGTCGTATCTTTCTGGAGGTATTCTCTGACCACCTTGGAGGCGTGGTAAGTTCTGAAGACTTTTGCGGTTAGACCTGGAACGACTTTTGATAGGAATTCAGTAACTTTTTCCGATCTGACACCGTTGAATATAGAGGATTTAGCCTCAGCTATGAATTCTCTAAGGTTATCTACAACTGGTTTAGGTGGGGTTATGGTTTTCTGCCATCTGACGGAATCTTTCCCTAGGAAGTTGAAGATAACCACTCTGTCCGATTTGATGGTTACATGTTTTGGGCGGAGGGTTGTTGCACCTACCGTGTCGGTTTCATCTTTGTCTTTTTCGTCGCCTACCCGCATCTTCAAGGTGTCAATTAAATAGCAGACGGTAGCGATCTTGCGCTTCGCCAAGTCTTCTGACTGTAGGTTGGACATAATGTAGGTTCGAACGGTTTCAATTTTGTTCTCTAATACCTTTGCTAATTCGAATTTTTCTATATCTCGCCTTTGTTTAACACCGGCTGAGTCCGATAACCAGACATATTTCTCCTTGCCGCGTAGCTTGTCGTCCCATTTTGCTATCCACATGCAGTTTGGTTCCCAGACTATTTCCTTCCAGTTTCCAGTCTGTCTAGGAGCATCTGGCGATAAGTTTAGGATTATATCAGCCTCTGTAGGACCTGGTTTCCATCTACCTCGTAATGGATGCCTCCCGCGACCCATGAAGATGCAACCAGGCTCAGCCACATAATTAGCGATTTCAACCCGTTCTCCATCGACTAGGGCATACCCATACTTTTGTTTATTGGCTTCCCGGACTGCTTTACGTTCCTCGGCAAGACGTTTCCTTTCCTCTTTCGAAAACCTTAACTTGGCTGCTTTTTCCTCTTCAAGATACATCTGAATCTCCGAGAAGTCGAAGTCTTGGGGGATAGCTTGTTCTTCGATATTGAGTGCTTTACGGAAGTCTAGGAAGAAGTTTTTTACAAAAACTCTATCCTTCACATATTCTGTGCCAAGTTTTTTAACAAAGGCAACGGCCATCTCTTCTTGTTCTGGAGTTAGAGTAACTTTTCGTCCCTTAAATCGGATGTGAAAACCTCTTGGAATATACTTGGGAATTAGGACGCCGTTATGGATGAGTTGTTTCATTCCTTGGTAACCTTTTCCTTGAATTCCTTAAGGATATGAAAAAACGGTGTTTAAAGGTTATGTTAAAGTTCCGAAGTGAAGTTGACCGCTGCAACCTCTTCTGTTGCAAATTTAGGACTTCTTCTGTTTGTAGCCTTGTTTAGATACGCATTTAAATTATGGATATCAACTTACCTACACCATGCGGCTTAAACTCATCAAGCAACAAAATCCTGAAACGTAACACTGAAAAATCTGATTCTCTAGTCTATAATTCGTAACAAAACCATATAAGATGAAGTTGATAAGTTTGCACCCAGTTGGAATCAGGGCTCTTACGTGTGTAACCCTCATGAAGCAAAACAAGTTATTAATTTATGATTGGGGCTTTATTGGATGAAGCTTAAAAAAATCGGCGAAAAAGTATCCCCTAACAAATACGCATTTGAGATATTGTGTGATGTCGAGTTTTTTAATGAATATCTTAAGCCACGTGGTTTTTCCTACGATAGTGTATATGAAAGAGCCCTGTTTGAGACTAGAAGTCATCAGACGTTTCTGAGGATGCGCGAATTTCTGAAGTATTTGTCAGTTAAAACTTTCCCTGGGAAAGTTAGGAAACCTATTGAAGTTTTCTATAAATTTCAACCAACTACGATTACTTGGACACCCATTCACAGGGATAATAAAAGCTCTTCACATCGGAAAACGAGGCTGAAAGATGTTCTAACTATGGAGGCGGCTGAACCTAAAGGTAGTCGTCGTGAATCCGAATAAATGGACTGGATAACATAACGGCTAACAATTTCAGAATTTGAAGAACGCTATAATCTTATGATTTTTCTCTGTTTTCCGGTGCTACTCTTTCACGAGACTGCGACGACAATTTTGTTTCCATTCTTAGTTATGACTATTTCTTCGTCACCTTTAATTTTCTTTGCCTTTCAAGGTCTGTTGGAATATGCTACATAGCACCTAAAATCGCCAATATTCTTAATCTAACTAACAGATTTAGAACTCAAATCTGCTCCTGTGGCACTCTATTGGGTTTATGTGCGACATGATATTCTAAACCAAAGTGTTGCAATTTTCGGATAACCCTGGGATATAATATTAATTCCTCTACTTCCACACTTTCACTTAATTCTGGGCTAATTTTTGAAAGCCTTTGAACTAAGCGATTAAGACTTTCCCTTGGGGAAAAAGAAGACATTACGGAGGGGTGACAACTAACTTTGGCTTTGATTAGGTTTTCAAGCGCCTTCAATTGAAGTGTAAATCCTTCTGGTTTGGCGTCGGTTAGTAGAAAGAATTCCTCTTCATTACAACCTTTTAATGAGACTCTTACATGGAGAAATGGGTACTTAGCCAAATCTTGAGCATAATTTGAATCATAGGCGATGGGAATCCCATTGGTTTCAAGAATGAAGTGGTATCCCTTGTTCTGAAGATTATCAAGTAATTGAAGCAGGTGCGGTTTACCGATGGTAGGTTCTC encodes the following:
- a CDS encoding DNA topoisomerase I, yielding MKQLIHNGVLIPKYIPRGFHIRFKGRKVTLTPEQEEMAVAFVKKLGTEYVKDRVFVKNFFLDFRKALNIEEQAIPQDFDFSEIQMYLEEEKAAKLRFSKEERKRLAEERKAVREANKQKYGYALVDGERVEIANYVAEPGCIFMGRGRHPLRGRWKPGPTEADIILNLSPDAPRQTGNWKEIVWEPNCMWIAKWDDKLRGKEKYVWLSDSAGVKQRRDIEKFELAKVLENKIETVRTYIMSNLQSEDLAKRKIATVCYLIDTLKMRVGDEKDKDETDTVGATTLRPKHVTIKSDRVVIFNFLGKDSVRWQKTITPPKPVVDNLREFIAEAKSSIFNGVRSEKVTEFLSKVVPGLTAKVFRTYHASKVVREYLQKDTTRESDPLYLKKYAATMANLQAAIVCNHRRKLPKKWRESLVKRRKRLKKLKALKTKRSKEAVKALEVRIKLMCQTRDYNLGTSLKSYIDPRIYVQWGQKVGFDPMLYYPKSLQRKFSWAFSHPENKTDNKDSRKVTSS
- a CDS encoding radical SAM protein, with the translated sequence MPYDPIQRHQAIEKMVVRGSPECQEKKYYRFRVDRWYGGIVTSDCVGCGLLCKFCWVSDFIMNQPAKVGEFYKPKNVAERLIFLAKKSGIRQLRVSGGEPTIGKPHLLQLLDNLQNKGYHFILETNGIPIAYDSNYAQDLAKYPFLHVRVSLKGCNEEEFFLLTDAKPEGFTLQLKALENLIKAKVSCHPSVMSSFSPRESLNRLVQRLSKISPELSESVEVEELILYPRVIRKLQHFGLEYHVAHKPNRVPQEQI